The following proteins are co-located in the Candidatus Avedoeria danica genome:
- the hemA gene encoding glutamyl-tRNA reductase gives MDIVCLGLSHHTAPLGVRERVALDHAARHDLIRGLTDASNFGLAHEAVVLSTCNRTEIYSAGDDIDALCAAQLHALASTAGVAPDEIEPHIYLHTGPDAVAHLLRVAAGLDSMVLGEAQILGQVRTAAAEARAAGTADLILTTLFKHAVRAGRRARADTDINARAGSVPSAAVELAGRALSQMQRTRTDSPIVPSTDASDRPSADPSADPSVGLSTPTSPRVIVVIGAGKMAVLAAHAFGKDGTSHIVVTNRSYDAAMALARQWNGCAVTFDHLLDAVGRADIVLSSTSAPHAVLTQADVETAMRTRPDRPLVIVDIAVPRDVEPGVADVPGVRLLDVDDLQSVVATNLAERASSIPLVEAIVTAEAERFARWLAALDVTPTIAALRQWADSVRARELSRMFRRLDALGPRERELVQALSVALVGKLLHAPVARIKASAGSMESLQLAATVRELFNIDSLVTDPDDGTLADADDGLVAASDDGLVAEIVDRMADRPLAPQAAAPAHARPPRPRDAR, from the coding sequence ATGGACATCGTCTGCCTAGGCCTCTCTCACCACACCGCCCCCCTCGGCGTGCGCGAACGCGTCGCGCTGGACCACGCCGCGCGCCACGATCTCATACGCGGCTTGACCGACGCCTCGAATTTTGGGTTGGCGCACGAGGCCGTTGTCCTCTCGACGTGCAACCGGACGGAAATCTATTCCGCCGGCGACGACATCGACGCGCTGTGCGCCGCGCAGCTCCACGCCTTGGCGTCGACGGCGGGCGTAGCCCCCGACGAGATCGAGCCCCACATCTACCTACACACCGGCCCCGACGCGGTCGCCCACCTGCTTCGCGTCGCCGCCGGCCTCGACAGCATGGTCCTCGGCGAAGCGCAGATTCTCGGCCAAGTCCGCACCGCCGCCGCCGAGGCCCGCGCCGCCGGCACCGCCGACCTCATCCTCACCACCCTCTTCAAGCACGCCGTGCGCGCCGGCCGCCGCGCGCGCGCCGACACCGACATCAATGCCCGCGCCGGCAGCGTGCCATCGGCCGCCGTCGAGCTGGCCGGGCGCGCGCTCTCGCAGATGCAGCGGACTCGGACCGACTCGCCGATCGTTCCGTCGACGGACGCTTCGGACCGCCCGTCGGCAGACCCGTCGGCAGACCCGTCGGTCGGCCTTTCGACCCCAACGAGTCCCCGCGTCATCGTCGTCATCGGCGCCGGCAAGATGGCCGTGCTGGCCGCCCACGCCTTCGGCAAGGACGGCACGAGCCACATCGTCGTCACGAACCGCAGCTACGACGCCGCGATGGCATTGGCGCGCCAATGGAACGGCTGTGCCGTCACGTTCGACCACCTCCTGGATGCCGTCGGCCGCGCCGACATCGTCCTCTCCTCCACCAGCGCGCCGCACGCCGTCCTGACGCAAGCCGACGTCGAAACCGCGATGCGCACCCGCCCCGACCGCCCGCTCGTCATCGTCGACATCGCCGTCCCACGCGACGTCGAGCCCGGCGTCGCCGACGTGCCGGGCGTGCGCCTGCTCGACGTCGACGACCTGCAGAGCGTCGTGGCCACCAACCTCGCCGAACGCGCCTCATCGATTCCGCTCGTCGAAGCCATCGTCACCGCCGAGGCGGAGCGCTTCGCCCGGTGGCTCGCGGCGCTCGACGTCACGCCCACGATCGCCGCCCTCAGGCAGTGGGCCGACAGCGTCCGCGCCCGCGAGCTCAGCCGCATGTTCCGCCGCCTCGACGCGCTGGGTCCGCGCGAGCGCGAGCTCGTCCAGGCGCTCTCCGTCGCCCTCGTCGGCAAGCTCCTCCACGCACCCGTCGCCCGCATCAAGGCCAGCGCCGGGTCGATGGAATCGCTCCAGCTGGCCGCGACCGTGCGCGAGCTGTTCAACATCGACAGCCTCGTCACCGACCCTGACGACGGGACGCTCGCCGACGCCGACGACGGGCTTGTGGCTGCCTCCGATGACGGGCTCGTCGCCGAGATCGTCGACCGCATGGCCGATCGTCCCCTCGCCCCCCAAGCCGCCGCTCCAGCCCATGCGCGACCGCCTCGTCCTCGCGACGCGCGGTAG
- the hemC gene encoding hydroxymethylbilane synthase: protein MRDRLVLATRGSALALAQANHVADALRAAWPGLAVDLTIVRTIGDAVTDRSVAEIGQGVFVREVQQAVLDGSADIAVHSYKDLPTAPADGLRVAAVPLRADARDCLVSAGGRALSYMPPGARIGTGSARRRAQLLRRNRALIVEPLRGNVDTRLGRAAAGDLDGIVLAAAGLRRLGLADRITEAFDTDVMVPAPAQGALALEIRTDDLSTGEAVGALHDDWTGDAVAAERTCLALLGGGCHAPIGVHAVTDGETIALVGIVSRPDGSKSARLRWKTHTQSPTEAGSMLADLLMASGAGAILAESERGGFA, encoded by the coding sequence ATGCGCGACCGCCTCGTCCTCGCGACGCGCGGTAGCGCCCTCGCGCTCGCCCAGGCGAACCACGTCGCCGACGCCTTGCGCGCCGCATGGCCTGGTTTGGCGGTGGACCTGACGATCGTCCGAACGATCGGCGACGCCGTCACGGACCGCTCGGTCGCCGAGATCGGCCAAGGCGTCTTCGTCCGCGAGGTTCAGCAAGCCGTCCTCGACGGCAGCGCAGACATCGCGGTTCACTCCTACAAGGATCTCCCGACCGCCCCAGCCGACGGGCTGCGCGTCGCGGCCGTGCCGCTCCGCGCGGACGCCCGCGACTGCCTCGTCAGCGCGGGCGGCCGCGCCCTGTCCTACATGCCGCCCGGCGCCCGGATCGGCACCGGCAGCGCCCGCCGGCGCGCCCAGCTCCTGCGGCGGAACCGTGCGCTCATCGTCGAACCGCTCCGCGGCAACGTCGACACCCGCCTCGGCCGCGCAGCCGCCGGCGACCTGGACGGTATCGTCCTCGCCGCCGCCGGCCTGCGCCGCCTCGGGTTGGCCGACCGGATCACCGAGGCCTTCGACACGGACGTCATGGTCCCGGCCCCGGCGCAAGGTGCGCTGGCCCTCGAGATCCGCACGGACGACCTGAGCACCGGCGAAGCCGTCGGCGCGCTGCACGACGATTGGACGGGCGACGCCGTCGCCGCCGAGCGCACATGCCTCGCGCTCCTCGGCGGCGGCTGCCATGCCCCGATCGGTGTACATGCCGTGACGGACGGTGAGACGATCGCGCTCGTGGGCATCGTCAGCCGACCGGATGGCAGCAAGTCGGCGCGGCTGCGCTGGAAGACACACACCCAGAGCCCGACCGAGGCCGGCTCGATGCTGGCCGATCTCCTGATGGCCAGCGGCGCGGGCGCCATCCTGGCCGAGTCCGAGCGCGGCGGGTTCGCGTGA
- a CDS encoding DUF2339 domain-containing protein — translation MGYEILGAFLICGLALLPFAAFVVVLNLRQRVQRLEREVSELKGATGGERKGTDGATSAPPVPAPVGRPVPVPAPQPPRTATSSPATPSPVMPSTPVSAPTVAAAAAGVPTATTTSPEVSPPAPPAPIAPPPARRGGGFERMLGTRGLLWVGAILIALAGVFFFKWAIDNGWFGETARVVTGIVFGLGALGVAERIRGRSRSVAGGTAAAGIAVLYTTFLVATNIYGLFPLAIGSLCMAATTAVAVLLSLRYGPVIVIIGMIGGFLTPALLDVPDPSPLRLFGYLALLQLGVVTVARKRDWWWAGLAVLGGGAAWFVLWLLSGTYDPGDGTVLGFFALFGAATTIGAASRLGRGGDEWSAQREAIAVAAGWAGAIYAAFLLGISLDTGGYRLTDWLFIGFLGAGSLALGRLRADWDRVPWLAAITTAVLLLSGAAQDGDVPAWLVGAFGVLFACGGYALGWSAARVDRWAGFVAGVCFAYFVVARNVLWPDSLLYPNGMPIAWGTVATMLAVVLAIAAVPIARRRARLGGVRSGGASSGDALLGKALTAPSPAAAPSVAGPAAHDRALAALTIGVVALLFIGASIDLEDWWLAVGWAVIAAGACWTARWLGLWALAQTAWPLAALVTLRLLVVPETAAFEIGPTPVANAALFGYGVPIAALLAAAHWASGLRVRRSAAPGAVASAGAADVAVAPTEKAVGSALDSAPWRRPWTDRAETRLSEALRWMALALTVLLVHLLVGHGFHGELGLWDPGDGRWAILEWTLHVLTPLGLALALRFAARRWPWRAVVMGGWLLAWWGLVLTVVTCLAVANPWANGMPVGPWRVLNGLLLLYGVPAVLCFLVARAVRPDEDRWLQRAAAALIGVLGFALLSLEVRQAFHGSVLTVGETTTREMYSYSLAWTIFGIALLGLGILRKLPAARYASLAVMIITVCKVFLFDVAGLTGLYRVFSFLGLGVSLLGLAYVYQRFVFRVAPEEEA, via the coding sequence ATGGGGTACGAGATCCTCGGGGCATTCCTCATCTGCGGCCTTGCGCTGCTGCCGTTTGCGGCATTCGTCGTCGTGCTCAACCTCCGGCAGCGCGTCCAGCGGCTCGAGCGCGAGGTGAGCGAGCTCAAGGGGGCCACAGGAGGCGAGCGGAAGGGCACGGACGGTGCGACGTCGGCACCCCCGGTACCGGCCCCGGTCGGCCGTCCTGTGCCCGTCCCGGCGCCCCAGCCGCCGCGCACGGCGACCTCGAGCCCTGCGACACCGAGCCCCGTGATGCCATCGACGCCCGTGTCCGCCCCGACCGTCGCCGCGGCTGCTGCGGGCGTCCCGACGGCCACCACGACGTCGCCAGAGGTGTCGCCGCCTGCACCGCCCGCGCCCATTGCACCACCGCCCGCCAGGCGCGGCGGCGGGTTCGAGCGGATGCTCGGTACGCGCGGCCTGCTGTGGGTCGGCGCGATCCTGATCGCGCTGGCCGGCGTGTTCTTCTTCAAGTGGGCGATCGACAACGGCTGGTTCGGCGAGACGGCGCGCGTCGTGACGGGCATCGTGTTCGGGCTGGGCGCGCTCGGCGTGGCCGAGCGGATCCGGGGACGGTCGCGCTCCGTGGCCGGCGGCACGGCGGCGGCCGGCATCGCGGTGCTCTACACGACGTTCCTCGTCGCAACGAACATCTACGGGCTGTTCCCGCTGGCCATCGGCAGTCTGTGCATGGCGGCGACAACCGCGGTCGCCGTGCTGCTTTCGCTGCGCTATGGGCCGGTGATCGTGATCATCGGCATGATCGGCGGCTTCCTGACCCCGGCGCTGCTCGACGTGCCCGACCCGAGTCCGCTGCGGCTGTTCGGTTACCTGGCGCTCCTGCAGCTCGGCGTCGTGACGGTGGCCCGCAAGCGCGACTGGTGGTGGGCCGGTCTGGCCGTGCTGGGCGGGGGCGCCGCGTGGTTTGTGCTCTGGCTGCTGAGTGGAACCTACGATCCCGGCGACGGGACGGTCCTCGGGTTCTTTGCGCTGTTCGGCGCCGCGACGACGATTGGCGCGGCAAGCCGGCTCGGCCGGGGCGGCGACGAGTGGAGCGCGCAGCGCGAGGCGATCGCGGTGGCGGCGGGTTGGGCGGGCGCGATCTACGCCGCCTTCCTGCTGGGCATCAGCCTCGACACCGGCGGCTACCGGCTGACGGACTGGCTGTTCATCGGCTTCCTCGGCGCCGGCTCGCTCGCCCTCGGCCGGTTGCGCGCGGACTGGGATCGTGTGCCCTGGCTGGCGGCGATCACGACCGCCGTGCTGCTGCTATCGGGCGCCGCGCAGGACGGCGACGTACCGGCCTGGCTCGTCGGGGCGTTCGGCGTCCTGTTTGCCTGCGGCGGCTACGCCCTCGGCTGGAGTGCGGCGCGTGTCGACCGATGGGCGGGCTTCGTGGCCGGCGTGTGCTTCGCCTACTTCGTGGTCGCCCGCAATGTGCTCTGGCCGGACAGCCTGCTCTATCCCAACGGGATGCCGATCGCCTGGGGCACCGTCGCGACGATGCTCGCGGTCGTGCTCGCGATCGCGGCCGTGCCGATCGCCCGGCGGCGGGCGAGGTTGGGCGGCGTTCGGTCGGGGGGCGCATCGTCGGGCGATGCGCTGTTGGGCAAAGCGCTGACGGCCCCATCACCGGCAGCGGCGCCCTCGGTCGCCGGCCCGGCGGCGCACGACCGCGCGCTGGCCGCGCTCACGATCGGCGTCGTCGCGCTCCTGTTCATCGGCGCGAGCATCGACCTCGAGGACTGGTGGCTGGCCGTCGGATGGGCGGTGATCGCGGCCGGCGCATGCTGGACGGCGCGGTGGCTGGGGCTGTGGGCGTTGGCGCAGACGGCTTGGCCGCTGGCGGCGCTCGTGACGCTCCGGCTCCTCGTGGTTCCCGAGACGGCAGCGTTCGAGATCGGCCCGACGCCCGTTGCGAATGCGGCGCTGTTCGGATATGGGGTGCCGATCGCGGCACTGCTGGCGGCCGCGCACTGGGCGTCGGGCCTGCGAGTTCGTCGATCCGCCGCTCCTGGCGCCGTCGCATCAGCCGGCGCCGCGGATGTCGCCGTCGCGCCGACTGAGAAGGCAGTCGGCAGTGCGCTCGACAGTGCGCCTTGGCGCCGCCCATGGACGGACCGCGCAGAGACCAGGCTGAGCGAGGCGCTGCGATGGATGGCCCTGGCGCTCACCGTGCTGCTCGTGCACCTGCTCGTCGGCCATGGATTCCACGGCGAGCTTGGCCTGTGGGACCCGGGCGACGGGCGGTGGGCGATCCTCGAGTGGACGCTGCACGTCCTGACGCCGCTCGGGCTGGCGTTGGCGCTCCGATTCGCGGCGCGACGATGGCCGTGGCGGGCGGTCGTCATGGGTGGGTGGCTGTTGGCGTGGTGGGGGCTGGTGCTGACCGTCGTCACCTGCCTGGCGGTCGCCAACCCGTGGGCGAACGGGATGCCGGTCGGACCGTGGCGGGTGTTGAACGGGTTGCTGCTCCTGTACGGCGTGCCGGCGGTGCTGTGCTTCCTCGTCGCCCGGGCGGTGCGGCCCGACGAGGATCGATGGCTGCAGCGGGCGGCCGCGGCGCTCATCGGCGTCCTGGGGTTCGCGCTGTTGTCGCTCGAGGTGCGTCAGGCGTTCCACGGCAGCGTGCTCACCGTCGGCGAGACGACGACGCGCGAGATGTACAGCTACTCTCTGGCTTGGACGATCTTCGGGATCGCGCTGCTCGGCCTCGGAATCCTGCGCAAGCTGCCCGCGGCGCGCTATGCCTCGCTGGCGGTGATGATCATCACCGTGTGCAAGGTGTTCTTGTTCGACGTCGCGGGGCTGACCGGGCTGTACCGCGTTTTCAGCTTCCTCGGCCTCGGCGTGTCGCTGCTCGGACTGGCCTATGTCTACCAGCGCTTCGTCTTCCGCGTCGCGCCGGAGGAGGAGGCGTGA
- a CDS encoding uroporphyrinogen-III synthase codes for MTVELTLPTPRPLAGRRIVVTHPADRDDALATRLRALGAVVLSAPSIAFAVAHRDEPSPLDAHLARLEEYDWLIFTSATAVQAVVDRPTWAAPPRSGASSAAASRWPRVAVVGMATAAACRRAGIDVALVGEGGTAEGLVAQLRAAAPGGSSTTPRSGNATETDDQAPRALFPRADIARADLPDGLRAAGWHVDEVVAYRTTSLAPGPDVVAAFAEGVDAVTFASPSAVRALTEGLDAASRERLSGAATVCIGPTTAAEATAAGLTVAAVARQRSTDGFVAAVMEGLAARWANEGTAE; via the coding sequence GTGACCGTCGAGCTGACGCTTCCGACGCCTCGCCCGCTCGCCGGACGGCGCATCGTCGTGACCCATCCGGCGGACCGCGACGACGCGCTCGCGACGCGCCTCCGCGCGCTGGGCGCCGTCGTCCTGTCCGCACCGAGCATCGCGTTCGCCGTTGCCCACCGGGATGAACCGTCGCCGCTCGACGCCCACCTCGCGCGCCTTGAGGAATACGATTGGCTGATCTTCACGAGCGCCACGGCGGTGCAGGCCGTCGTCGATCGTCCCACGTGGGCCGCCCCGCCCCGCTCGGGCGCCTCGTCCGCCGCCGCTTCGCGCTGGCCGCGGGTCGCGGTCGTCGGGATGGCGACGGCGGCGGCATGTCGGCGCGCCGGGATCGACGTCGCCCTCGTCGGCGAAGGCGGCACGGCCGAAGGCCTCGTCGCACAGCTTCGCGCTGCCGCACCGGGTGGTTCATCGACAACGCCGCGGTCCGGCAACGCCACCGAGACCGACGATCAAGCCCCCCGCGCCCTCTTCCCTCGCGCCGATATCGCCCGCGCCGACCTGCCGGACGGGCTGCGCGCCGCCGGCTGGCACGTCGACGAAGTCGTGGCCTACCGGACGACGAGCCTTGCGCCCGGTCCCGACGTCGTCGCCGCGTTTGCCGAAGGCGTCGATGCGGTCACGTTCGCGTCACCGAGCGCCGTACGGGCTCTCACGGAAGGGCTCGACGCTGCATCGCGTGAGCGGCTGTCCGGCGCCGCCACCGTGTGCATCGGTCCGACGACGGCGGCCGAAGCAACGGCCGCGGGGCTGACGGTCGCCGCCGTGGCGCGGCAGCGGTCGACGGATGGGTTCGTGGCGGCGGTGATGGAAGGGCTGGCTGCCCGCTGGGCGAACGAAGGAACGGCCGAATGA
- a CDS encoding GNAT family N-acetyltransferase produces MSVRYQDHVDDLSPDHLRGGFWDGWSPNPPTPATHLALLHGSTHRIVAIDAATGHVVGFVTAVSDGVLCAYIPLLEVLPAYKGRGIGTELMRRLLAALDDHYMIDLLCDEDVQPFYARLGMQTTTGMAVRNYDRQAGADLPA; encoded by the coding sequence ATGTCGGTGCGCTATCAGGACCACGTCGACGACCTCTCACCCGACCACCTGCGCGGCGGGTTCTGGGACGGGTGGTCACCCAACCCGCCTACGCCCGCGACGCACCTGGCGCTGCTGCATGGCAGCACCCACCGTATCGTGGCCATCGACGCGGCCACCGGCCACGTCGTCGGCTTCGTCACCGCCGTGAGCGACGGCGTGCTGTGCGCCTACATCCCGCTCCTCGAAGTGCTCCCGGCGTACAAGGGTCGCGGAATCGGCACCGAGTTGATGCGGCGGCTCCTGGCGGCGCTCGACGATCACTACATGATCGATCTGCTGTGCGACGAGGACGTTCAACCGTTCTACGCGCGGCTGGGGATGCAGACGACGACGGGGATGGCGGTTCGGAACTACGATCGCCAAGCGGGCGCGGACCTGCCCGCTTGA
- the hemB gene encoding porphobilinogen synthase gives MTIRKPNIDPSDDSLIEFLTHRPRRLRRLPGLRRLVRETVLTPADFIYPLFVVHGTGIERAIEAMPGQAHRSIDRLPAAIDAVVAAGVPGVILFGLPAAKDAVGTENFAADGIVQQAIRAIKARAPELVVMTDVCLCEYTDHGHCGVLGVDAHGHGPIVLNDATLPVLGRVAVSHAAAGADVVAPSGMMDGMVAAIRGALDDAGHDDVAIVSYAAKYASAFYGPFREAADSTPQFGDRRGYQMDPANRREALREMALDVDEGADVLMVKPALAYLDVIAAARDAFDLPVAAYNVSGEYAMVKAAAARGWLDERASALETLLSIKRAGADMILTYWALEASAWLAEGRGDVG, from the coding sequence ATGACGATCCGCAAGCCGAACATCGACCCTTCCGACGACTCGCTCATCGAGTTCCTCACCCACCGCCCGCGCCGCCTCCGCCGCCTCCCCGGCTTGCGGCGGCTCGTCCGCGAGACCGTCCTCACCCCCGCCGACTTCATCTACCCGCTGTTCGTCGTCCACGGGACCGGCATCGAGCGCGCCATCGAGGCGATGCCCGGCCAGGCGCACCGCTCGATCGACCGCCTGCCGGCGGCCATCGACGCCGTCGTCGCGGCCGGCGTGCCGGGCGTGATCCTGTTCGGCCTGCCGGCCGCCAAGGATGCCGTCGGCACCGAGAACTTCGCCGCCGACGGCATCGTCCAGCAAGCGATCCGGGCCATCAAGGCGCGTGCGCCGGAACTCGTCGTCATGACGGACGTCTGCCTGTGCGAGTACACGGATCACGGCCACTGCGGCGTCCTCGGCGTCGACGCGCACGGCCACGGTCCGATCGTCCTGAACGATGCGACGCTGCCCGTCCTCGGCCGCGTCGCGGTCAGCCACGCCGCGGCAGGGGCGGACGTCGTCGCGCCAAGCGGCATGATGGACGGCATGGTGGCCGCCATCCGCGGCGCGCTGGACGACGCAGGGCATGACGACGTCGCGATCGTTTCCTACGCCGCCAAGTACGCGTCCGCGTTCTACGGCCCGTTCCGCGAGGCGGCCGACAGCACGCCGCAGTTCGGCGACCGGCGCGGCTACCAGATGGACCCCGCCAACCGGCGCGAGGCGCTGCGCGAGATGGCGCTGGACGTGGACGAGGGCGCCGACGTGCTCATGGTCAAGCCGGCGCTGGCTTACCTGGACGTCATCGCTGCGGCGCGCGACGCCTTCGACCTGCCGGTGGCCGCCTACAACGTGTCGGGCGAGTACGCCATGGTCAAGGCCGCCGCCGCCCGCGGCTGGCTGGACGAGCGGGCGAGCGCGCTCGAGACGCTGCTGTCCATCAAGCGCGCCGGCGCGGACATGATCCTGACGTACTGGGCGCTCGAGGCGTCCGCGTGGCTGGCGGAGGGGCGGGGCGATGTCGGCTGA
- the hemE gene encoding uroporphyrinogen decarboxylase codes for MSAETTAGPTALLASATDRFLSACRREPVDATPIWLMRQAGRYMPEYRALRERYDILEIIRTPELALEVTLQPMRAFDLDAAIIFADILTLLPGMGLDLSFARGEGPVIHNPPRRRADIDALTDVPIEESVGFTLEAIRLARRALDGRRPLIGFSGAPFTLACYALEGGSSRHYTHAKGILFDDPAAWDALMSRLAERVGRYLLAQAEAGAQALQIFDSWAGALSPSDYRAHALPYTRRAIEIARAAGVPILHFGTGTAGILSDIATSGADVVSVDWAIDLDRAWSQLGDLAVQGNLDPVVLLGDWPAVQARADDVLARAAGRTGHIFNLGHGVLPATPMDNVRRLVDHVHQAREALTPRPPPPSLGEGEVV; via the coding sequence ATGTCGGCTGAGACGACGGCGGGTCCGACGGCCCTGCTCGCCTCGGCCACCGACCGCTTCCTCAGCGCCTGCCGCCGCGAGCCGGTCGACGCCACCCCGATCTGGCTCATGCGCCAGGCCGGGCGCTACATGCCGGAGTACCGCGCCCTCCGGGAACGCTACGACATCCTCGAAATCATCCGCACGCCCGAGCTTGCACTCGAGGTCACGCTCCAGCCGATGCGCGCCTTCGACCTCGACGCCGCGATCATCTTCGCCGACATCCTGACGCTGCTGCCCGGAATGGGTCTGGATCTATCGTTCGCCCGCGGCGAGGGGCCGGTGATCCACAACCCGCCGCGCCGCCGCGCGGACATCGACGCGCTCACGGACGTGCCGATCGAAGAGAGCGTTGGCTTCACCCTCGAAGCCATCCGGCTCGCGCGCCGTGCCCTCGACGGCCGCCGACCGCTCATCGGCTTCTCGGGTGCGCCGTTCACGCTGGCGTGCTATGCGCTCGAGGGCGGTTCGTCCCGGCACTACACGCACGCCAAGGGCATCCTGTTCGACGACCCGGCCGCCTGGGACGCGCTGATGTCCCGCCTGGCCGAACGTGTCGGCCGCTACCTGCTCGCCCAGGCCGAGGCCGGCGCGCAGGCGCTCCAGATCTTCGACAGCTGGGCCGGCGCCCTCTCGCCGTCCGACTACCGCGCCCACGCGCTGCCCTACACCCGCCGTGCGATCGAGATCGCCCGCGCGGCCGGCGTCCCGATCCTCCACTTCGGTACCGGCACGGCCGGCATCCTATCGGACATCGCCACTTCCGGCGCCGACGTCGTCTCCGTCGACTGGGCCATCGACCTCGACCGGGCGTGGTCGCAGCTCGGCGATCTGGCCGTGCAGGGCAACCTCGACCCCGTCGTGCTGCTCGGCGATTGGCCGGCGGTTCAGGCGCGGGCGGACGACGTGTTGGCGCGGGCAGCGGGACGGACGGGACACATCTTCAATCTCGGCCACGGTGTGTTGCCCGCGACGCCGATGGACAACGTGCGGCGGTTGGTGGATCACGTGCATCAGGCGAGAGAGGCCCTCACCCCCCGACCCCCTCCCCCAAGTCTGGGGGAGGGGGAGGTCGTGTAG
- the purD gene encoding phosphoribosylamine--glycine ligase gives MPIPHPARVLVVGSGGREHALAWAIARSPHVSEVIVAPGNGGTAREAKCRNVPVQVYDIDGLVALASQADVNLTVIGPDDAVAAGLADALRAAGHAVFGPSREAARIESSKGWARAFMARYGIPGPAFATASSVEDALRAVAELGGRCVVKADGLAMGKGVVVCDDAVEAGAAVTAMMEDGAFGPAGAHVVVEERMEGPELSVMAISDGNTYRLLSPAQDHKRVGEGDTGPNTGGMGAYAPAPIATPELMARIEATIIAPALDGLRADGHPFTGCLYAGLMLTGDAPHYVPKVVEFNARFGDPETQVQMPLVQSDMALLFALAAAGRLADAPFDLAPGAAACVVLACPGYPGPVTTGATVNGLDGADMRGGVKVFHAGTRREEDGTEVVRTSGGRALGVTGVGPSVVEALRTTYAAIGPGGVHFDDMVVRHDIGWRALTDAIGDSVDGVEPVDGVDAAGRQIGDDTDLGTGAGA, from the coding sequence ATGCCCATCCCCCACCCCGCCCGCGTCCTCGTCGTCGGCTCCGGCGGCCGCGAGCACGCGCTCGCCTGGGCCATCGCCCGCTCGCCGCACGTGAGCGAGGTGATCGTGGCGCCCGGGAACGGCGGTACGGCGCGGGAGGCAAAGTGCCGCAATGTGCCGGTACAGGTGTACGACATCGACGGCCTCGTCGCACTCGCGTCGCAAGCAGACGTCAACCTCACCGTCATCGGGCCCGATGACGCTGTGGCGGCCGGGCTGGCGGATGCGCTGCGGGCCGCCGGGCACGCGGTGTTCGGTCCGTCGCGGGAGGCGGCGCGGATCGAGAGCAGCAAGGGCTGGGCACGGGCATTCATGGCCCGCTACGGCATCCCGGGCCCGGCGTTCGCCACCGCCTCGAGCGTCGAGGACGCGCTGCGCGCCGTCGCGGAGCTGGGCGGGCGGTGCGTCGTGAAGGCGGATGGGCTGGCGATGGGCAAGGGGGTGGTGGTGTGCGACGACGCGGTGGAGGCCGGGGCGGCGGTCACCGCGATGATGGAGGACGGCGCCTTCGGTCCGGCCGGCGCGCACGTCGTCGTCGAAGAGCGGATGGAGGGGCCGGAGCTGTCCGTCATGGCGATTTCGGACGGCAACACCTATCGACTGCTGTCGCCGGCGCAAGACCACAAGCGCGTCGGTGAAGGGGACACCGGACCGAACACGGGCGGCATGGGCGCGTACGCGCCGGCGCCGATCGCCACGCCCGAGCTCATGGCGCGGATCGAGGCGACGATCATCGCCCCTGCGCTGGATGGCCTGCGCGCCGACGGGCACCCGTTCACCGGCTGCCTGTATGCCGGACTCATGCTGACCGGTGATGCGCCCCACTACGTCCCCAAGGTCGTCGAGTTCAACGCCCGCTTCGGCGACCCCGAGACCCAGGTACAAATGCCGCTCGTCCAGAGCGACATGGCCCTCCTCTTCGCGCTCGCCGCCGCCGGTCGTCTGGCCGATGCGCCGTTCGACCTCGCGCCCGGCGCCGCGGCGTGCGTCGTCCTCGCCTGCCCCGGCTACCCCGGCCCCGTGACGACCGGCGCGACGGTGAACGGCCTCGACGGCGCCGACATGCGCGGCGGCGTCAAGGTCTTCCACGCCGGCACGCGCCGCGAAGAAGACGGCACCGAGGTCGTGCGCACATCGGGCGGACGCGCGCTCGGCGTCACCGGCGTCGGCCCGAGCGTCGTCGAGGCGCTCCGAACGACGTACGCGGCGATCGGACCGGGCGGCGTGCACTTCGATGACATGGTCGTACGGCACGACATCGGCTGGCGGGCGCTGACCGATGCGATCGGCGACAGCGTGGACGGCGTCGAACCCGTGGACGGCGTCGACGCCGCAGGGCGGCAGATCGGGGATGACACCGATCTGGGCACGGGCGCCGGCGCATGA